From Acidobacteriota bacterium, one genomic window encodes:
- a CDS encoding dephospho-CoA kinase, whose product MRAALTGGIASGKSTVALAMSGFGARIVDADAVAHAVLETQGVGESIFAAFGEGVRTADGTVDRAALGRLIFASPDARRTLDRLTHPPILETLERRVADAEALSPDTLVVTDVPLLYEVCRPGQFGPVVVAWCRPEVQLRRLMSRDGFDEADARRRIEAQMPLEEKRSRADFVVDTSGSIAETREQVRDLFPRLVAFCRGDARVP is encoded by the coding sequence ATGAGGGCGGCCCTGACCGGCGGCATCGCCTCGGGGAAGTCGACGGTGGCCCTGGCCATGTCCGGGTTTGGCGCCCGGATCGTGGATGCCGACGCCGTCGCCCACGCGGTCCTGGAAACGCAGGGGGTCGGCGAGTCCATTTTCGCGGCGTTCGGGGAGGGGGTCCGTACTGCCGACGGCACCGTGGACCGTGCCGCGCTCGGCCGGCTGATCTTCGCCTCCCCCGACGCCCGCCGGACCCTCGACCGCCTCACGCACCCGCCCATCCTGGAGACGCTCGAGCGTCGCGTGGCGGACGCGGAGGCCCTGTCCCCCGACACCCTGGTGGTCACCGACGTCCCGCTTCTCTACGAGGTCTGCCGGCCCGGCCAGTTCGGCCCCGTGGTGGTGGCCTGGTGCCGGCCGGAGGTCCAGCTTCGGCGCCTGATGAGCCGGGACGGTTTCGACGAGGCGGACGCCCGTCGGCGGATCGAGGCCCAGATGCCCCTTGAGGAGAAGCGCAGCCGCGCCGATTTCGTCGTGGACACGTCGGGGTCCATCGCCGAGACCCGGGAGCAGGTCCGTGACCTGTTCCCCCGGTTGGTGGCGTTCTGCCGGGGGGACGCCCGTGTGCCCTGA